In a single window of the Rhodoferax saidenbachensis genome:
- a CDS encoding protein kinase domain-containing protein, with protein sequence MEPSDSKPAPLAMKAADKAALEPGQTVFEYRIDKVLGGGGFGITYLAQDVNLQLPVAIKEYFPSSLAVRSVDNAVHVRSEEGAAQFQWGLERFVDEARALASFRHPNIVRVLRYFKENGTAYIVMEYESGDPLKHWLSKQGALDQRSLLQIVYPLLDGLESVHKLNFLHRDIKPDNIYIRADGTPVLLDFGAARRLTSNHDMTNIVSPGFAPFEQYHTKGNQGPWTDLYSLGAVMYWMTTGSKPMESASRVRDDAMPKAANLASRAAFGEQLLQAIDWAMSPNETQRPQTVDALRRAFQNSEHLKTQVLQASQRVDPTAVLTANTLSVPINTEEALRKNVMGTIMFLDLVAYSTHSVDQQVVIKTLFNEMITKAIGGVNESSRIMLDTGDGAAICFLGDPEEALQSALLLRDLLLQKYGQKLSMRVGLHMGPVRMLMDINNRVNVVGDGINVAQRIMDFSSANQITVSRAYYDVISRISDGAEAMFEYLGPRLDKHKRSHEVYSLVDPNAVRAAPPTPDAVFAHTTLIGDIEEVLPHEAQAIETELTKAIGPLAHVLVKKAKARATSAQNLRELVSISIQDAAVRDAFLSGKNSSRLTGPGTVPLSSSSRSTGSGSLSRPLSVPMPTTVPPDASRLSASTSSASVSSASLKVHTFSAEQQAQLERALSQYIGPLSKTLVRKEANRQPTFTDLLQALALHIDKAEDRARFVSAASKLQSKP encoded by the coding sequence TTGGAACCGAGCGACAGCAAACCCGCACCCCTGGCCATGAAGGCTGCCGACAAGGCGGCGCTGGAGCCGGGGCAGACGGTTTTTGAATACCGCATCGACAAGGTGCTGGGCGGTGGCGGCTTCGGCATCACCTACCTGGCGCAGGACGTCAATCTGCAGTTGCCGGTCGCCATCAAGGAGTACTTCCCCTCCAGCCTGGCCGTGCGCTCGGTGGACAACGCGGTGCATGTGCGCTCTGAAGAAGGCGCCGCGCAGTTCCAGTGGGGCCTGGAGCGTTTTGTGGACGAGGCCCGCGCGCTGGCATCCTTCCGGCACCCCAACATCGTGCGGGTGCTGCGCTACTTCAAGGAAAACGGCACCGCCTACATCGTCATGGAGTACGAGTCGGGCGACCCGCTCAAACACTGGCTGAGCAAACAGGGCGCACTGGACCAGCGCAGCCTGCTGCAGATCGTTTACCCGCTGCTCGATGGCCTGGAGTCCGTGCACAAGCTCAACTTCCTGCACCGCGACATCAAGCCCGACAACATCTACATCCGCGCCGATGGCACACCGGTACTGCTGGACTTTGGCGCCGCACGCCGCCTCACCAGCAACCACGACATGACCAACATCGTCAGTCCTGGTTTTGCCCCGTTTGAGCAGTACCACACCAAGGGCAACCAGGGCCCCTGGACCGATCTGTATTCGCTGGGCGCCGTCATGTACTGGATGACCACAGGCAGCAAACCCATGGAGTCCGCCTCACGCGTGCGCGACGACGCCATGCCCAAAGCGGCCAACCTGGCCAGCCGCGCTGCCTTTGGTGAACAACTGCTGCAAGCCATCGACTGGGCCATGAGCCCCAACGAAACCCAGCGTCCACAAACCGTGGACGCGCTGCGCCGCGCCTTCCAGAATTCCGAGCACCTCAAGACCCAGGTGTTGCAGGCATCGCAGCGCGTGGACCCCACCGCCGTACTGACGGCCAATACGCTTTCGGTACCCATCAACACCGAAGAAGCGCTGCGTAAAAATGTGATGGGCACCATCATGTTTCTGGATCTGGTCGCCTACTCCACGCACTCGGTGGACCAGCAGGTCGTCATCAAGACGCTGTTCAATGAAATGATCACCAAGGCCATTGGTGGGGTCAACGAATCGTCGCGCATCATGCTGGACACGGGTGACGGTGCCGCCATCTGCTTCCTGGGCGACCCCGAAGAAGCCTTGCAGTCCGCCCTGCTGCTGCGTGACCTGCTGCTGCAGAAATACGGCCAGAAACTCTCCATGCGGGTGGGCCTGCACATGGGCCCGGTGCGCATGCTGATGGACATCAACAATCGGGTCAACGTGGTGGGCGATGGCATCAACGTCGCGCAGCGCATCATGGATTTTTCCTCGGCCAACCAGATCACGGTGTCACGCGCTTACTACGACGTGATCTCCCGCATCAGCGACGGCGCCGAAGCCATGTTCGAGTACCTGGGCCCGCGTCTGGACAAACACAAACGCTCGCACGAGGTGTACTCCCTGGTGGACCCGAATGCCGTGCGCGCGGCACCGCCCACGCCCGATGCCGTATTTGCACACACCACCCTGATCGGCGACATCGAAGAAGTCTTGCCCCACGAGGCCCAGGCCATCGAAACCGAATTGACCAAGGCCATTGGCCCGCTGGCCCATGTGCTGGTCAAAAAAGCCAAGGCCCGCGCCACCAGCGCGCAGAACCTGCGCGAACTGGTGTCCATCTCGATCCAGGACGCGGCGGTGCGCGACGCCTTTCTCTCCGGCAAAAACAGCAGCCGACTGACCGGCCCCGGCACCGTGCCACTCTCCAGCAGCTCGCGGTCTACCGGCAGCGGCTCATTGAGCCGTCCCCTGTCCGTGCCGATGCCCACCACGGTGCCGCCCGATGCCAGCAGGCTGTCCGCCTCCACATCCAGCGCGTCGGTGTCGTCCGCTTCGCTCAAGGTGCACACCTTCAGCGCCGAACAACAAGCCCAGTTGGAGCGCGCGCTGAGCCAGTACATCGGCCCGCTGTCCAAAACACTGGTGCGCAAAGAAGCCAACCGCCAGCCCACGTTTACCGACCTGCTGCAGGCGCTGGCCCTGCACATCGACAAGGCCGAAGACCGCGCGCGTTTTGTCAGCGCCGCCAGCAAACTCCAGTCCAAGCCCTGA
- a CDS encoding TOBE domain-containing protein, with protein MAKKPSLQLAEALGHEIADKRLDILRRIGEVGSISEAARGAGVSYKAAWQAIDTLGNLAGTALLERMVGGSGGGGAQLTPAGQQLLQAAELLNQARQQVLKQITQGQSTPGLAALSLRTSMRNQLPCTVKALRTQGQAIQVEMRLCDGTPLFSRITRESAELLSLHAGQTVLALCKATAVEIFPAGQTATGRNLLLGRVTRASRARAGGEVALALDCGLQMVGFSGPDSGLQLNHAAQASVDASAVVIALAG; from the coding sequence ATGGCAAAGAAACCATCCCTCCAATTGGCCGAAGCCCTAGGCCACGAAATAGCCGACAAACGCCTAGACATCCTGCGCCGCATCGGCGAAGTAGGCTCCATCTCCGAAGCCGCACGCGGCGCTGGCGTGAGCTACAAGGCGGCGTGGCAAGCCATCGACACGTTGGGCAACCTCGCAGGCACCGCATTGCTGGAACGCATGGTCGGCGGCTCCGGCGGCGGCGGCGCACAACTCACCCCCGCAGGCCAGCAACTCCTGCAGGCCGCAGAACTGCTAAACCAAGCCCGGCAACAAGTACTAAAACAAATCACCCAAGGCCAAAGCACGCCCGGTCTGGCCGCCCTGAGCCTGCGTACCAGCATGCGCAACCAGTTGCCCTGCACGGTCAAAGCGCTGCGCACACAGGGCCAGGCGATTCAGGTGGAGATGCGCCTGTGCGACGGCACACCGCTGTTCTCCCGCATCACCCGCGAAAGCGCAGAGCTGTTGTCACTGCACGCAGGCCAAACCGTGCTTGCCCTGTGCAAAGCCACGGCGGTGGAGATTTTTCCGGCAGGCCAGACAGCCACCGGGCGTAACCTGCTGCTCGGGCGGGTGACCCGTGCCTCCCGCGCACGCGCCGGGGGAGAGGTCGCGCTTGCGCTGGATTGCGGCCTGCAGATGGTGGGCTTCTCGGGCCCCGACAGTGGACTCCAACTCAATCACGCCGCGCAGGCCAGTGTGGATGCGTCGGCGGTGGTGATTGCGCTCGCTGGCTAA
- the modC gene encoding molybdenum ABC transporter ATP-binding protein, which produces MSTPLRIRLELPRAAFALQVDLELPARGITVVMGASGSGKTSLLRCVAGLERSANALVRVEGAIWQDSNHGVFVPTWQRPLGYVFQEASLFAHRSVRGNLEYGMRRAGPGAREALEHAIALLGLVPLLQRDPVQLSGGERQRVAIARALALQPRLLLLDEPCSGLDPARRQELLPWLERLRDEVKIPMLYVTHAADEAARLADTLVVLEEGGVKAMGPVAQVLSDLHRPVVLGEDVGVLLQGSVLQRDAQWHLMQVGFAGGALWLRDGGAEIGQAVRMRVLARDVSIAVQKPEHTSIQNLLSCTVRAVVPDTHPSQVLVQLDCGGSVLLARITARAADALGLATGQTVWAQVKSAALV; this is translated from the coding sequence ATGAGCACGCCGCTGCGTATCCGGCTGGAGTTGCCACGCGCGGCGTTTGCGCTGCAGGTAGACCTGGAGTTGCCCGCACGCGGCATCACCGTGGTGATGGGGGCGTCTGGCTCCGGCAAGACCAGCTTGCTGCGCTGTGTGGCAGGGCTGGAGCGCTCTGCCAATGCGTTGGTGCGTGTGGAGGGTGCCATCTGGCAGGACAGCAACCACGGCGTATTTGTGCCCACCTGGCAGCGTCCGCTGGGCTATGTGTTTCAGGAAGCCAGCCTGTTTGCGCATCGGAGCGTGCGCGGTAATCTGGAGTACGGCATGCGCCGCGCCGGACCGGGTGCGCGCGAAGCGCTGGAGCATGCCATTGCGTTGCTGGGCCTGGTCCCGCTGCTGCAGCGCGATCCGGTGCAGCTTTCGGGCGGTGAGCGCCAGCGCGTGGCCATCGCCCGTGCACTGGCCCTGCAGCCGCGCCTGCTGCTGCTGGACGAGCCCTGCTCAGGCCTGGACCCCGCGCGCCGCCAGGAGCTGCTGCCGTGGCTGGAGCGTCTGCGCGACGAGGTGAAGATTCCCATGCTCTACGTGACCCATGCCGCCGATGAGGCTGCGCGCCTGGCCGACACGCTGGTGGTGCTGGAGGAGGGCGGCGTCAAAGCGATGGGGCCGGTGGCGCAGGTGCTGTCGGACCTGCACCGCCCGGTGGTGCTGGGTGAAGATGTGGGTGTGCTGCTGCAGGGCAGTGTGCTGCAGCGGGATGCACAGTGGCATTTGATGCAAGTGGGTTTTGCAGGCGGCGCCTTGTGGCTGCGGGACGGCGGTGCTGAGATCGGTCAGGCCGTGCGTATGCGTGTGTTGGCCCGCGATGTGAGTATTGCCGTGCAAAAGCCCGAGCACACCAGCATCCAGAACCTTTTGTCCTGCACGGTGCGTGCGGTGGTGCCCGACACCCATCCGTCTCAGGTGCTGGTGCAACTGGACTGCGGTGGCTCTGTGTTGCTCGCGCGGATTACGGCGCGTGCTGCCGATGCGCTGGGGCTGGCAACAGGCCAGACCGTCTGGGCGCAAGTGAAGTCTGCGGCGCTGGTCTAG
- a CDS encoding undecaprenyl-diphosphate phosphatase, whose amino-acid sequence MDIVLLTKAAIMGVVEGLTEFLPISSTGHLILAGALLGFDDEKAKVFDIAIQTGAIFAVILVYWQKIRDTLVALPTEKKAQQFSLNVLIAFVPAVVLGLLFGKVIKEHLFTPVVVATTFIVGGFIILWAEKRQAAGGTAVRIHSVDDMTALDALKVGLVQCLAMVPGTSRSGATIIGGMLLGLSRKAATDFSFFLAIPTLIGAGVYSLYKERALLSMADVPLFGVGLVFSFISAWLCVRWLLKFISTHSFNSFAYYRIAFGIVVLATAWSGVVHWAA is encoded by the coding sequence TTGGATATTGTGTTGTTGACCAAGGCCGCCATCATGGGTGTGGTGGAAGGGCTGACCGAGTTTTTGCCGATCTCCAGCACCGGCCACCTGATCCTGGCGGGTGCGCTGCTGGGCTTTGACGACGAGAAGGCCAAGGTGTTTGACATCGCGATTCAGACCGGCGCCATCTTTGCCGTGATCCTGGTGTATTGGCAAAAGATCCGCGATACGCTGGTGGCCCTGCCCACCGAGAAAAAAGCACAACAGTTCTCCTTGAACGTACTGATCGCTTTTGTGCCGGCAGTGGTGCTGGGACTGTTGTTCGGAAAAGTCATCAAGGAACATTTGTTTACCCCGGTCGTGGTGGCCACCACCTTCATCGTCGGCGGTTTCATCATCCTGTGGGCCGAAAAGCGCCAGGCGGCGGGTGGCACCGCGGTGCGCATCCACAGTGTGGACGACATGACGGCGCTTGACGCGCTGAAGGTGGGCCTGGTGCAGTGTCTGGCCATGGTGCCCGGCACCAGCCGCAGCGGCGCCACCATCATTGGCGGCATGTTGCTGGGCCTCTCGCGCAAGGCGGCCACCGACTTCTCTTTCTTTCTGGCCATCCCCACGCTGATTGGTGCGGGGGTCTACAGTCTCTACAAGGAACGCGCGCTGCTCAGCATGGCCGACGTGCCACTGTTTGGCGTGGGGCTGGTGTTCTCGTTCATCAGCGCCTGGCTGTGTGTGCGCTGGCTGCTCAAGTTCATCTCCACCCACAGCTTCAACAGCTTCGCGTACTACCGCATCGCCTTCGGCATCGTGGTGCTGGCCACGGCCTGGAGTGGCGTGGTGCACTGGGCGGCCTGA
- a CDS encoding serine hydrolase domain-containing protein, protein MDSTAYAEPVNRRGFVVAALAAPALLGVPQAFAQADKWGASAGYPTGWGSPRRFSFYPALRVGNYSGGFEGMLPNHTVQCGAELPLVQRNRDDIRYRWGFASRTVDDYLNAWPVTGLLIARRGEVWAEKYRFDRNAEMRMTGWSMSKSVTSLLVGIALDKGLIASLDDAPAKYVPALAGTLHGETTLRNLMNMSSGAAVVHEVSNQQIYPNALTNGNSSIANVVRGWNERLEPAGARFNYNELCPLTVGLVLRAVTGKSLAAFAQEQLWIPMGAEANATWLTDSTGQEFNCIGFAARLRDWARLGQLVAQRGEMNGKQIVSRAWMDSYSRWDAVDAQVRFDAMAGRKSVGYKNFMWHAKADGSQPYFNGADGQRVFVDLPTQTVLVQTGVDSSGDWPRELSALFQAVVAMG, encoded by the coding sequence ATGGATTCCACTGCATACGCCGAGCCGGTGAATCGCCGCGGCTTTGTGGTGGCTGCTCTGGCTGCGCCAGCGTTGCTGGGTGTGCCGCAGGCCTTTGCCCAGGCTGACAAGTGGGGCGCTTCTGCGGGCTACCCAACCGGCTGGGGCAGTCCGCGGCGGTTTTCGTTTTACCCGGCGCTGCGGGTGGGCAACTACTCGGGAGGGTTTGAGGGCATGTTGCCCAACCACACCGTGCAGTGTGGCGCCGAGCTACCGCTGGTGCAGCGCAACCGTGACGACATCCGCTACCGTTGGGGATTTGCGTCGCGCACGGTGGACGACTACCTCAATGCCTGGCCGGTCACCGGCCTGCTGATCGCGCGACGCGGTGAGGTGTGGGCCGAGAAATACCGCTTTGACCGCAACGCCGAGATGCGGATGACGGGTTGGTCGATGTCGAAAAGCGTGACATCTTTGCTGGTAGGCATTGCGCTCGACAAAGGCCTGATTGCCTCGCTCGACGATGCCCCCGCCAAATACGTACCCGCACTGGCCGGCACGCTGCATGGCGAGACCACGCTGCGCAACCTGATGAATATGTCGAGCGGTGCGGCCGTGGTGCACGAGGTGAGCAACCAGCAGATATATCCGAACGCGCTGACCAACGGAAACTCCAGCATTGCCAATGTGGTGCGTGGCTGGAACGAACGGCTGGAACCAGCGGGCGCGCGTTTTAACTACAACGAGTTGTGCCCGCTGACGGTGGGCCTGGTGTTGCGAGCGGTCACGGGCAAGAGCTTGGCGGCCTTTGCGCAGGAGCAGTTGTGGATACCGATGGGCGCCGAGGCGAATGCCACGTGGCTGACTGACTCGACCGGGCAGGAATTCAACTGCATCGGTTTTGCCGCGCGCCTGCGTGACTGGGCACGTCTGGGCCAACTGGTGGCGCAGCGCGGCGAGATGAATGGCAAACAGATTGTCAGCCGCGCCTGGATGGACAGTTACAGCCGTTGGGATGCTGTCGATGCGCAAGTACGCTTTGACGCGATGGCGGGACGCAAGAGTGTTGGGTACAAAAACTTCATGTGGCATGCCAAAGCCGATGGCTCTCAGCCTTACTTCAACGGTGCCGATGGGCAGCGCGTCTTTGTTGATCTGCCGACACAGACGGTGCTGGTGCAGACCGGCGTAGACAGCAGCGGTGACTGGCCACGTGAGTTGAGCGCGCTCTTTCAGGCTGTTGTGGCGATGGGTTGA
- a CDS encoding EAL domain-containing response regulator: MKILIAEDEPSLRENLQWMLELEGYEVMTAKDGRDAYVQACRTRPDLVLTDVMMPVLDGYGLLKALREDSTTATVPIIMLTAKADRSDVRMGMNLGADDYLTKPYKRDELLEAVQARLARSSSQEQAAKTLQHQMQQAQQFDPLTSLPNRELFDQQLAAALEHAGRTHGGVLVVCVGLDGFAKVNESLGPATGDLVLQEVANRLLDRMGASTQTGAHDSLARLGGDQFALCLSGVLDTALLERTCSDILELLARPYLIDDRSLFLTACAGASQYPSQANTAQALLLNAESALHHAKTGGPGSFRLFDPAMNQQVVRRLQIHNALHQALEQGELQVFYQPQVSIASGAVVGFEALLRWNHPTLGWISPAEFIPIAEDSGFIVKLGEWVMRTAARQAADWHALGHNSFRMAVNLSVRQFADPRLPSLVQQVLTDTGLPAHMLELEVTESLALQSVTTTIGTLNACKALGVKLAMDDFGTGYSSLAYLKRYPLDSLKIDQAFVRNLTQDAGDAAITRAIVAMAHSFGMSVIAEGVETTGQLDFLRTLGCEDFQGYLFSRPVPPDEAVLCFPGYHPG, encoded by the coding sequence ATGAAAATCCTGATTGCCGAAGACGAGCCTTCGCTGCGCGAAAACCTGCAGTGGATGCTGGAGCTGGAAGGCTACGAGGTCATGACCGCCAAGGACGGGCGCGACGCCTATGTGCAGGCCTGTCGCACCCGCCCCGACCTGGTGCTGACCGACGTCATGATGCCGGTGCTGGACGGCTACGGCCTGCTGAAGGCACTGCGCGAAGACTCCACCACCGCCACCGTACCCATCATCATGCTCACCGCCAAGGCCGACCGCAGCGATGTGCGCATGGGCATGAACCTGGGCGCCGACGACTACCTGACCAAACCCTACAAACGCGACGAACTGCTCGAAGCCGTGCAGGCCCGCCTGGCACGCAGCTCCAGCCAGGAGCAAGCGGCCAAGACCCTGCAACATCAGATGCAGCAGGCCCAGCAGTTCGACCCCCTCACCTCGCTGCCCAACCGCGAACTGTTCGACCAGCAACTGGCCGCCGCGCTGGAGCATGCGGGCCGCACCCACGGTGGTGTGCTGGTGGTCTGCGTGGGCCTGGACGGTTTTGCCAAGGTCAATGAATCGCTGGGCCCGGCCACCGGTGACCTGGTGCTGCAGGAAGTGGCCAACCGCCTGCTCGACCGCATGGGCGCCAGCACCCAGACCGGCGCACACGACAGCCTGGCCCGTCTGGGCGGCGACCAGTTCGCCCTCTGCCTCAGCGGTGTGCTGGACACCGCCCTGCTGGAGCGCACCTGCAGCGACATCCTGGAGCTGCTGGCCCGCCCCTATCTGATCGACGACCGCTCGCTGTTTCTCACCGCCTGCGCCGGGGCCAGCCAATACCCGTCCCAGGCGAATACAGCGCAAGCCCTGCTGCTCAACGCCGAATCTGCGCTGCACCACGCCAAGACGGGCGGCCCCGGATCGTTTCGCCTCTTTGACCCGGCCATGAACCAGCAGGTGGTGCGCCGCCTGCAAATCCACAACGCGCTGCACCAGGCCTTGGAACAAGGCGAACTGCAGGTCTTCTACCAGCCGCAGGTGTCCATCGCCAGCGGGGCCGTGGTCGGTTTTGAGGCGCTGCTGCGCTGGAACCACCCCACGCTGGGCTGGATTTCACCGGCCGAGTTCATCCCCATTGCCGAAGACAGCGGCTTTATCGTCAAGCTCGGTGAATGGGTCATGCGTACCGCCGCGCGCCAGGCCGCCGACTGGCATGCCCTGGGCCACAACAGCTTTCGTATGGCAGTGAACCTGTCGGTGCGCCAGTTTGCCGACCCGCGCCTGCCTTCGCTGGTGCAACAGGTGCTCACCGACACCGGCCTGCCCGCCCACATGCTGGAGCTGGAAGTCACCGAAAGCCTGGCCCTGCAAAGCGTCACCACCACCATTGGCACCCTCAACGCCTGCAAGGCGCTGGGCGTGAAGCTGGCCATGGACGACTTTGGCACCGGCTACTCCAGCCTGGCCTACCTCAAGCGTTACCCGCTGGACTCGCTCAAGATCGACCAAGCCTTTGTGCGCAACCTGACCCAGGACGCAGGCGACGCCGCCATCACCCGCGCCATCGTGGCCATGGCGCACAGCTTTGGCATGAGCGTGATCGCCGAAGGGGTGGAGACCACGGGCCAACTCGATTTTTTGCGTACCCTGGGCTGCGAAGACTTCCAGGGCTACCTGTTCAGCCGCCCGGTGCCACCCGACGAAGCCGTGTTGTGCTTCCCCGGTTACCACCCAGGCTAG
- the modB gene encoding molybdate ABC transporter permease subunit, with protein sequence MLGLSASDWGAIRLTLELASLTTLLLLLLATPLAWWLARTTSRWRAPVGAVVALPLVLPPTVLGFYLLITLGPLGPGGQFTQWLGLGPLPFTFGGLLLGSVIYSLPFAVQPLQNAFAAMGTRPMEVAATLRARPFDAFVSVALPLARPGFLTAAILTFAHTVGEFGVVLMLGGNIPGKTSVVSTQIYGHVEAMEYAQAHWLAGGMVLFAFVVLLGLGLLNRRNVGVMP encoded by the coding sequence ATGCTGGGCCTGAGCGCATCCGACTGGGGCGCAATTCGCCTCACGCTGGAGCTGGCCAGCCTGACCACGTTGTTGCTGTTGCTGCTGGCCACGCCGTTGGCCTGGTGGCTGGCACGCACGACTTCGCGCTGGCGTGCGCCGGTGGGCGCTGTGGTGGCGCTGCCGCTGGTGCTGCCGCCCACGGTGCTGGGCTTTTACCTGCTGATCACGCTGGGGCCGCTGGGGCCGGGCGGGCAGTTCACGCAGTGGCTGGGGCTGGGCCCGCTGCCGTTCACCTTTGGCGGGCTGTTGCTGGGCTCGGTGATTTATTCGCTGCCGTTTGCCGTGCAGCCACTGCAAAACGCTTTTGCCGCCATGGGCACACGGCCCATGGAAGTGGCTGCCACCTTGCGGGCGCGCCCGTTCGATGCATTTGTGAGCGTGGCGCTGCCGCTGGCCCGTCCCGGCTTTTTGACCGCGGCCATCCTGACGTTTGCACACACCGTAGGTGAGTTTGGTGTGGTGTTGATGCTGGGTGGCAATATTCCGGGCAAGACCAGTGTGGTGTCCACGCAGATCTACGGCCATGTGGAGGCGATGGAATATGCGCAGGCGCACTGGCTGGCCGGTGGCATGGTGCTGTTTGCGTTTGTGGTGCTGCTGGGGCTGGGTCTGCTGAACCGGCGCAACGTGGGGGTGATGCCATGA
- the modA gene encoding molybdate ABC transporter substrate-binding protein, with amino-acid sequence MKKLLRTAAALFLLATSASHAAEVTVAVAANFTAPMQKIAAAFTQDTGHTATLAFGSTGKFYAQIKSGAPFQMLLAADDETPAKLEKEGLTVANTRFTYATGRLVLWSKQAGLVDDKGDVLRTGSFTHIALADPKLAPYGAAAVETLDKLGLTQTLKPRMVQGESIGQAYQFVATGNAALGFVALSQVMVDGRIAEGSAWVVPANLHSTIKQDSVVLATGKDNPAATALTAYLKGDKARAIIRSYGYEF; translated from the coding sequence ATGAAGAAGTTATTGCGCACCGCAGCCGCCCTGTTTCTCCTGGCCACCAGCGCCAGCCACGCCGCCGAAGTCACAGTGGCAGTCGCCGCCAACTTCACCGCCCCGATGCAGAAGATCGCCGCCGCCTTCACCCAGGACACAGGCCACACCGCCACACTGGCCTTTGGTTCCACCGGCAAGTTCTACGCCCAGATCAAGAGCGGCGCACCGTTCCAGATGCTGTTGGCCGCCGACGACGAAACGCCTGCCAAGCTGGAGAAGGAAGGGCTCACCGTTGCCAACACCCGCTTCACCTATGCCACCGGTCGCTTGGTGCTGTGGAGCAAACAGGCGGGCCTGGTGGATGACAAGGGTGATGTACTGCGCACTGGTAGTTTTACGCATATCGCGCTGGCAGACCCCAAACTCGCGCCGTACGGTGCGGCAGCGGTGGAGACGCTGGACAAGCTGGGGCTGACGCAGACGCTCAAGCCCCGCATGGTGCAGGGCGAGAGCATTGGGCAGGCCTACCAGTTTGTTGCCACGGGCAACGCGGCACTGGGCTTTGTGGCGTTGTCGCAGGTGATGGTGGATGGGCGCATTGCCGAAGGCTCGGCCTGGGTGGTGCCTGCCAACTTGCACAGCACGATCAAGCAGGATTCCGTAGTGCTGGCCACAGGCAAGGACAACCCGGCAGCCACCGCGTTGACGGCGTATTTGAAGGGCGACAAGGCGCGTGCCATCATTCGTTCCTATGGTTATGAATTCTGA
- a CDS encoding c-type heme family protein: MGLRLKFNLVLIMVFLVGFAAAGFISRELLQANAREEVVRNARLLMDTALAVRSYTVEQIKPHLDPQLNEVFLPQTVPAYAATETLAHVQKKYPDYGYKEATLNPTNPRDRATDWESDLVQQFRQNGEYKELISERSGATGRQLYIAKPIQISNPACLACHSVPANAPASMIKIYGEANGFGWKHNEIIGAQVVTVPMDIPIRNADRALKTFMASLAGVFFVVFIVLNLMLSWLIVRPIRRMSQSADKISTGDFDVPEFADGGKDEVAVLGSAFNRMRRSLDKAMQMIERGD; the protein is encoded by the coding sequence ATGGGATTGCGACTCAAGTTCAATTTGGTATTGATCATGGTGTTTCTGGTGGGCTTTGCAGCCGCCGGCTTCATTTCACGTGAACTGCTGCAGGCCAATGCCCGCGAAGAAGTGGTGCGCAATGCCCGCTTGCTGATGGACACGGCGCTGGCGGTGCGCTCCTACACGGTGGAGCAGATCAAACCCCACCTCGACCCGCAACTCAACGAGGTTTTCCTGCCGCAGACGGTGCCCGCCTACGCCGCCACCGAAACCCTGGCCCACGTACAAAAGAAGTACCCGGACTACGGCTACAAAGAGGCCACCCTCAACCCCACCAACCCGCGTGACCGGGCCACCGACTGGGAGTCTGACCTGGTCCAGCAGTTCCGCCAGAACGGCGAATACAAGGAGTTGATCTCCGAACGCAGCGGCGCCACCGGGCGCCAGCTCTACATCGCCAAACCCATCCAGATTTCCAATCCGGCCTGCCTGGCCTGCCACAGCGTGCCGGCCAATGCCCCGGCCAGCATGATCAAGATCTATGGTGAAGCCAACGGTTTTGGCTGGAAACACAACGAAATCATTGGCGCACAGGTCGTGACCGTGCCCATGGATATCCCGATTCGTAATGCCGACCGCGCGCTCAAGACTTTCATGGCATCGCTGGCAGGCGTGTTTTTCGTGGTTTTCATCGTCCTCAATCTGATGTTGAGCTGGTTGATCGTGCGCCCCATCCGTCGCATGTCCCAGTCCGCTGACAAGATCAGCACCGGCGACTTTGATGTGCCGGAGTTTGCCGACGGTGGCAAGGACGAAGTGGCCGTGTTGGGCAGCGCCTTCAACCGCATGCGCCGTAGCCTGGACAAGGCCATGCAGATGATCGAGCGGGGCGACTAA